The genomic window CTCCTAGAAGACTGGTAGATTTGCTGGAGAGAGCTAGAGTTTCACTTCAGATGATCAGATATCTTGCACTAGATGAGGCAGATAGGATGCTGGATATGGGTTTTGAGCCACAAATAAGGAAGATTGTTGAACAAATGGATATGCCCCCTCCAGGTGTAAGACAAATTACGCTATTCAGTGCCACATTTCCTAAAGAGATACAGGTTTAGTTCATTCTTTAAATTTCTGGAAGACCTTTTATCTATGTTAGCAAGATATGCTTTAATGTGGTgaagtagagagagagagagagaaatagagagagagagagagagagagagagagagagagagatcagtTGTGAACATATCTAAATTATTGTTGTAATTTATGGTTGACATGCAGAGACTAGCCTCCGATTTCCTGTCAAGATACATTTTTCTCGCTGTTATGAGCAAATACAtttgtttttatatttaaaaatttatttgtcttgttatttaatattctatataaattttatttctatatttaaaagtttatttgcattaattatttactatttttcaaataaaaaaataattaaaaaaatatagctaataaaatcgacggtaacgttgtcgctttttaaatttaaaatagacaTATAGACAAAGAATTTGTCggtatctaaataattaaattgaCGGCAGTtgtgtcgattttattgaatcaaatatcgacaaAAATGGCGTCGATTTTAcataataatatcgacggcaatgttgtcgattttattgaatcaaatatcgacaaaaaaggcgtcgattttatataataatatcgacggcaacGTTGTCGATTTTAGTAAGAAGGTAAAATTAtcaaactcatattatagacgAAAATGGTatcgattttattaaattattatcgacggctaggcaagccgt from Arachis ipaensis cultivar K30076 chromosome B09, Araip1.1, whole genome shotgun sequence includes these protein-coding regions:
- the LOC110267265 gene encoding DEAD-box ATP-dependent RNA helicase 52C-like gives rise to the protein MGNVVIWFQIHEEARKFAYQIGVKVVVAYGGAPINHQLRDLEKGVDILVATPRRLVDLLERARVSLQMIRYLALDEADRMLDMGFEPQIRKIVEQMDMPPPGVRQITLFSATFPKEIQRLASDFLSRYIFLAVMSKYICFYI